One region of Bacteroidetes bacterium GWF2_43_63 genomic DNA includes:
- a CDS encoding transcription termination/antitermination protein NusA, protein METMNLVESFSEFKDSKAIDRPTLMKILVDIFKHILAKKFEVADNFDVIVNTSTGDLEIWRSRVIIADEDLTNSNMEIAYSEAVKIEPDFEIGEQVVEPFGITQFDRRDIQSIHQMLKAKVMEFEKENIYQKYKDRIGEIVSGEVSQVWKKELLVLDDEDYELVLPRVEMIQSDFYKKGESIRAVVERVEFKNNTPFVILSRTSPALLERLFEMEVPEIFDGLITIRKIVRQPGERAKVAVESYDDRIDPVGACVGMKGSRIHGIVRELRNENIDVINFSNNLSVFVSRALSPAKISSLKVNEETKIIEVFLKPDQISLAIGKGGQNIKLASKLVDYEIEVFRDVDAEEDDVDLMEFSDEIDPWILEELKKIGCDTAKSVLELPKEELVRRTDLEEETVEEVIRILQSEFE, encoded by the coding sequence ATGGAAACAATGAATCTGGTTGAATCCTTCAGCGAATTTAAAGACTCAAAAGCCATTGACAGGCCCACACTGATGAAAATTCTGGTGGATATTTTCAAACATATCCTGGCAAAAAAATTCGAAGTGGCCGACAATTTTGACGTGATCGTTAACACGTCAACCGGAGACCTTGAAATCTGGCGCAGTCGTGTGATTATTGCTGACGAAGATTTGACGAATTCCAACATGGAAATCGCTTACAGCGAAGCGGTGAAAATAGAACCCGACTTCGAAATCGGCGAGCAGGTGGTAGAACCTTTTGGAATCACTCAGTTCGACCGTCGTGATATCCAGAGCATTCACCAGATGCTGAAGGCCAAGGTCATGGAATTTGAAAAGGAAAACATTTATCAGAAATACAAAGATCGCATTGGCGAAATTGTTTCAGGCGAAGTGAGTCAGGTGTGGAAAAAAGAGCTGCTTGTTCTTGATGATGAGGACTATGAACTCGTGCTTCCACGCGTCGAAATGATTCAATCCGATTTTTATAAAAAAGGCGAATCTATCCGTGCAGTTGTTGAACGCGTTGAATTTAAAAACAACACTCCCTTTGTAATCCTCTCACGCACATCTCCTGCTTTACTGGAACGTCTTTTTGAGATGGAAGTTCCTGAAATTTTTGATGGACTGATCACCATCCGTAAGATTGTTCGTCAACCTGGCGAAAGAGCCAAAGTGGCTGTTGAATCCTATGATGACCGCATTGATCCGGTTGGCGCTTGTGTTGGCATGAAAGGCTCCCGTATTCACGGAATTGTACGCGAGCTCCGCAATGAAAACATTGATGTGATTAATTTTTCCAACAACCTTTCCGTTTTTGTCAGCCGCGCTCTCAGTCCCGCAAAAATATCTTCACTCAAAGTAAACGAAGAAACAAAAATAATCGAAGTTTTCCTTAAACCAGACCAGATCTCGCTTGCCATTGGCAAGGGCGGACAAAACATCAAACTGGCTTCAAAACTCGTTGATTATGAAATTGAAGTTTTCCGCGATGTTGATGCAGAAGAGGATGATGTAGATCTGATGGAATTTTCTGATGAAATCGATCCATGGATTCTCGAGGAGTTGAAAAAAATCGGATGTGATACTGCCAAAAGCGTATTGGAGCTTCCAAAAGAAGAACTGGTCAGACGTACAGACCTTGAAGAAGAAACCGTGGAAGAGGTTATCCGCATTCTTCAGAGTGAATTTGAATAA
- a CDS encoding sodium:proton antiporter, whose protein sequence is MFLLMVIVFVLGYLAIALEHPLKIDKAASALLIGSLTWVVYISGAFDIFSSGASTAWNDYFAANPDANTVEGMQHFIVHNQIIEHLGEISEILFFLLGAMTIVEITDQHEGFKVITDRIKTTHKVKLLWIISFITFFLSAMLDNLTTTIVMVALLRKLIGDKHTRWFYASMVVLAANAGGAWSPIGDVTTIMLWIGGQVTTVSIIVGVFLPSLVCMVIPLSLLSFTMKGNVTRPKIDESKKSKTTSFERNLMLALGVGGLLFVPVFKTITHLPPYMGMLLSLAIIWMITEILHLKKPKEDKLSVATILTKVDVPTVLFFLGILSAVAALQSAGQLSVLAQALDDSLGDVYLIGGAIGVLSAVVDNVPLVAGAMGMYPIAEPGATGYLANFVQDGLFWEYLAYTAGTGGSMLIIGSAAGVAAMGLEKIDFIWYMKHISWLALLGYLAGIGVYVLEHMLIG, encoded by the coding sequence ATGTTTTTACTAATGGTCATTGTGTTCGTGCTTGGTTATCTTGCCATCGCACTTGAACACCCTCTTAAAATTGACAAAGCCGCTTCTGCCCTTTTGATTGGTTCTTTAACCTGGGTCGTTTACATCTCAGGCGCATTCGATATTTTTTCCAGTGGTGCAAGCACTGCATGGAACGACTATTTTGCTGCAAACCCCGATGCCAATACAGTTGAAGGCATGCAGCATTTTATTGTTCACAATCAGATCATTGAGCATCTGGGTGAAATAAGCGAAATTCTTTTCTTCCTACTCGGTGCAATGACGATTGTTGAAATCACCGATCAGCACGAAGGTTTTAAAGTAATTACCGACCGAATCAAAACCACTCATAAAGTAAAACTGCTCTGGATTATCAGTTTTATTACTTTTTTCCTTTCAGCTATGCTTGACAACCTCACAACAACCATTGTGATGGTAGCCCTGTTGCGAAAACTAATTGGTGATAAACACACCCGTTGGTTCTATGCCAGCATGGTTGTTCTGGCTGCAAATGCCGGCGGTGCATGGTCGCCCATCGGCGATGTCACAACCATTATGCTCTGGATTGGCGGACAGGTAACAACAGTCAGCATTATTGTTGGTGTTTTCCTTCCCAGCCTTGTTTGTATGGTTATTCCGCTTAGCTTGCTTAGTTTCACCATGAAAGGGAACGTAACAAGACCTAAAATTGATGAAAGCAAAAAATCGAAAACAACATCTTTCGAACGAAATTTAATGTTGGCGCTAGGAGTAGGTGGATTGTTGTTTGTTCCGGTTTTTAAAACCATTACGCATTTACCTCCGTATATGGGCATGCTGCTCAGTTTGGCCATCATCTGGATGATTACCGAAATTCTGCATTTGAAAAAACCAAAAGAAGACAAGCTCAGTGTAGCTACCATCCTAACAAAAGTTGATGTTCCGACCGTGCTCTTCTTCCTTGGAATTTTGTCTGCGGTTGCCGCATTGCAATCTGCTGGTCAGTTAAGTGTTTTGGCGCAGGCACTCGACGATTCTTTAGGCGATGTTTATTTGATTGGTGGTGCAATCGGAGTTCTTTCGGCTGTGGTTGATAATGTTCCGCTTGTTGCCGGCGCCATGGGTATGTACCCAATAGCCGAACCCGGTGCAACGGGCTATCTGGCCAATTTTGTGCAGGATGGCTTGTTTTGGGAATATCTTGCCTATACGGCAGGAACCGGTGGCAGTATGCTCATCATTGGCTCTGCTGCAGGTGTTGCCGCCATGGGGCTTGAAAAAATTGATTTCATCTGGTATATGAAACATATTTCCTGGCTTGCATTGCTGGGGTATTTGGCCGGTATCGGTGTTTATGTGCTGGAGCATATGCTGATAGGATAA
- a CDS encoding type I glyceraldehyde-3-phosphate dehydrogenase, translated as MMKKKIAINGFGRIGRLTFQALLKNNDVEVVAINDLTNAKTLAHLLKYDSVHGRFDGTVIADENSITVNEKKYIIYAEKEPANLPWKELGVDIVVECTGRFRSRADLQKHLAAGARRVALSVPADKSDDVDLTVVIGVNDNLLNKEHVLVSNASCTTNCLAPVAKVLNDTFGIEHGLMNTIHSYTNDQIILDAPHKDLRRARAAAVSIIPTSTGAAKAIGLVIPELTGKLDGLSMRVPTPDGSVVDLTVILKKTVTAQEINTAMKAAADGPMKGVLEYTTDPLVSVDIIDNPHSSIFDSLLTQVISGNMVKIVSWYDNEYGYSQRLADLAVKLSKLD; from the coding sequence ATCATGAAAAAGAAAATAGCAATAAATGGTTTTGGCCGAATCGGACGCCTTACCTTTCAGGCTTTATTGAAAAACAACGATGTGGAAGTTGTGGCCATAAACGACCTCACTAATGCAAAAACGCTCGCTCACCTTCTCAAATACGACTCCGTTCACGGCCGTTTTGACGGAACAGTTATAGCTGACGAAAACAGCATCACTGTCAATGAAAAAAAATACATCATCTATGCCGAGAAGGAACCTGCCAATCTTCCATGGAAAGAACTTGGTGTGGATATCGTGGTTGAATGTACCGGCCGTTTCCGCAGCAGAGCTGATCTGCAGAAACATCTGGCTGCCGGTGCGCGTCGCGTGGCACTGAGTGTTCCTGCCGACAAAAGCGATGACGTTGACCTTACCGTTGTAATCGGAGTTAATGACAATCTGCTGAACAAAGAACATGTCCTTGTTAGCAATGCCAGCTGCACAACCAACTGTCTCGCTCCTGTTGCTAAAGTCTTGAACGACACTTTCGGCATCGAACACGGATTGATGAACACGATTCATTCCTATACCAACGATCAGATTATTCTCGACGCACCGCACAAAGATCTGCGCCGTGCGCGGGCTGCAGCAGTTTCAATCATCCCAACCAGCACCGGTGCTGCAAAAGCAATAGGCCTTGTGATTCCTGAACTCACCGGCAAACTCGACGGATTGTCGATGCGCGTTCCCACTCCGGATGGCTCTGTAGTTGACCTTACGGTTATTTTGAAAAAAACTGTCACTGCCCAGGAAATCAATACTGCCATGAAAGCCGCTGCTGACGGCCCAATGAAGGGTGTTCTCGAATACACCACAGATCCACTCGTTAGTGTCGATATCATTGACAACCCGCATTCATCTATTTTCGATTCACTGCTTACGCAGGTCATTAGCGGAAACATGGTGAAAATTGTTTCATGGTACGACAATGAATATGGCTACTCGCAGCGATTGGCCGACCTTGCAGTGAAACTCAGCAAACTCGATTAA
- a CDS encoding DNA-binding response regulator, with translation MNKPCILVVDDEIQIRRLLKLTLYSAGYSVIEASTGKEGIQLASSRPPDLILLDLGLPDSDGKDVLKGLREWFFSPVIILSGRDSENEIVSALDLGANDYLVKPFRTGELLARIRNLLRQVAKKDQNHIIQAADLFIDLANRIVKKNNEPVKLTATEYSLLTLLASNRNKVLTHQFILKQIWGPTYAEQSQYLRVFVGQIRKKIEDDPNHPKILITEPSIGYRFVQKF, from the coding sequence ATGAATAAGCCATGTATTCTGGTTGTTGATGATGAAATCCAGATTCGAAGGCTGTTAAAGCTAACACTATACAGCGCTGGTTATTCCGTTATTGAAGCTTCTACAGGAAAAGAAGGAATTCAACTGGCCTCAAGCAGACCTCCAGATTTGATTTTGCTCGACCTGGGTCTGCCTGACTCAGACGGAAAGGATGTTTTGAAAGGACTCCGTGAATGGTTCTTTTCGCCAGTAATTATATTGTCGGGTCGCGATTCTGAAAATGAAATAGTGTCGGCACTTGACTTAGGCGCCAACGATTATCTTGTTAAACCATTTAGAACAGGCGAACTTCTGGCGCGCATCCGCAATTTGCTGCGGCAGGTCGCAAAAAAAGATCAAAACCATATAATTCAAGCAGCCGATCTTTTTATTGATTTAGCAAACAGAATAGTGAAAAAAAACAACGAGCCGGTTAAACTTACAGCAACAGAATATTCTCTTTTGACGCTCTTGGCGAGCAATCGCAACAAGGTATTGACACATCAATTTATTTTAAAACAGATCTGGGGACCTACCTATGCAGAACAATCACAATATTTGCGCGTTTTTGTAGGGCAAATCCGCAAAAAAATTGAAGACGACCCCAATCATCCGAAAATTCTAATTACTGAGCCCTCAATTGGTTATCGGTTTGTTCAGAAATTTTGA
- a CDS encoding GTP cyclohydrolase I FolE, with the protein MKQENLMDNYPDDSYYRIDHYDEETLNKLKVHYSEILKHLGEDPEREGLLKTPERVAKSMQFLTHGYHANPEQILRSAMFREDYREMVIVKDIEVYSMCEHHMLPFFGKAHVAYIPNGYIVGLSKIPRIVDAFSRRLQIQERLTTQIKDCLQDVLKPLGVAVVIEAHHLCMMMRGIQKQNSITTTSDFTGVFRNDKTRAEFMTLISTKLH; encoded by the coding sequence ATGAAACAAGAAAATCTGATGGATAATTACCCTGACGATAGTTACTACCGCATCGATCATTACGACGAAGAAACGCTGAACAAACTGAAAGTTCACTATTCCGAAATCCTAAAACATCTGGGCGAAGATCCGGAACGTGAAGGATTGCTGAAAACGCCCGAACGCGTTGCCAAATCCATGCAATTTCTCACGCATGGATATCATGCAAATCCTGAACAGATCCTGCGGTCAGCCATGTTTCGCGAAGACTACCGCGAAATGGTGATTGTAAAAGACATCGAAGTGTATTCCATGTGCGAACACCACATGCTCCCGTTTTTTGGAAAAGCACATGTGGCCTATATTCCCAATGGTTATATTGTTGGATTAAGTAAAATTCCCCGCATTGTTGACGCATTTTCGAGACGACTGCAGATACAGGAACGATTGACAACACAAATAAAAGACTGTTTGCAGGACGTGTTGAAACCACTTGGAGTGGCCGTTGTTATTGAAGCTCATCACCTCTGCATGATGATGCGTGGAATTCAAAAACAGAACAGCATAACCACTACTTCCGATTTTACCGGCGTATTCCGCAACGATAAAACCCGCGCGGAATTCATGACGCTGATAAGTACAAAACTTCATTAA
- a CDS encoding uracil phosphoribosyltransferase, which yields MMVNNLGKENSIVNQFISELRDAEIQQDSMRFRTNLERLGEIFAYEISKKISYVPRQVTTQLGEVDVPVVDKWPVLATIMRAGLPFHQGFLNIFDKSESAFISAFRKHHKDGRFTIQVEYVSCPDIEGKTLIIADPMLATGSSLVLSVKELFQFGMPEEIHVATIIASTQGIEYVRQHLPHRKLKIWAAAVDEELTAHAYIVPGLGDAGDLAYGRKD from the coding sequence ATCATGGTAAATAATCTGGGTAAGGAAAACTCAATTGTGAATCAGTTTATCAGCGAGCTGCGGGATGCTGAGATTCAACAGGACAGCATGCGTTTCAGAACTAATCTGGAACGTTTGGGCGAAATTTTCGCCTACGAAATCAGTAAAAAAATCAGCTATGTTCCCCGTCAGGTAACAACCCAGCTCGGCGAAGTTGATGTTCCTGTAGTTGACAAATGGCCCGTGCTTGCTACCATTATGCGTGCAGGTTTGCCTTTTCATCAGGGTTTTCTGAATATTTTTGATAAGTCCGAAAGTGCGTTTATTTCAGCGTTCCGGAAACATCATAAGGACGGCCGCTTTACCATTCAGGTGGAATATGTCAGTTGTCCCGATATTGAAGGGAAAACACTCATAATTGCAGACCCAATGCTTGCTACAGGTTCATCGCTTGTGTTGTCGGTTAAGGAATTGTTCCAATTCGGAATGCCCGAAGAAATTCATGTGGCAACCATAATCGCCAGTACGCAGGGCATTGAATATGTTCGCCAGCATCTGCCGCACCGCAAACTGAAGATCTGGGCAGCCGCGGTGGATGAAGAGCTGACGGCCCACGCCTACATTGTTCCGGGGCTGGGTGATGCAGGCGATCTTGCCTATGGCCGCAAAGACTAA
- a CDS encoding peptidase M20, with protein sequence MNDVRNYIENNKERFLNELFDLIRIPSISSESAHKNDMILAAEYWKKSILDAGADFAEVSPTTGNPVVYGEKVIDPSYPTVIVYAHYDVMPVDPLSEWKTNPFEPVIIDEKIYARGADDDKGQGFMHAKAFEYLMKNNLLKCNVKFMIEGEEEIGSPAMVEWCKSNKDRLKGDIILVSDTGMIAADIPSITVGLRGLTYLQIELTGPNRDLHSGLFGGAVANPINMLSKMIASLTDDKGRITIPGFYDDVEVVSDAERTALNKAPFSVDNYKSAIDVAELFGEEGYTTLERTGIRPTLDMCGIWGGYTGEGSKTVLPSKAYAKLSARLVPHQNNHKVAELIKAHLENIAPASTKVKVDILHGGQPYVMPIEGKAYQAADAALTEIFGKRPVPTRSGGSIPIIATFEEILGVKSLLMGFGLESDAIHSPNENFRVENFLNGIEAIVRFYLNFQKQENA encoded by the coding sequence ATGAACGACGTACGCAACTACATTGAAAACAATAAGGAGCGCTTTCTGAACGAATTGTTCGACTTGATTCGGATCCCTTCCATTTCAAGTGAATCTGCTCACAAAAACGACATGATTTTAGCCGCAGAATATTGGAAAAAATCCATTCTTGATGCTGGTGCCGATTTTGCCGAAGTGAGCCCCACCACCGGAAATCCTGTGGTTTATGGTGAAAAGGTAATCGATCCATCTTATCCTACAGTCATTGTTTATGCCCATTACGACGTGATGCCGGTCGACCCGTTGTCGGAGTGGAAAACAAATCCCTTCGAACCGGTTATCATTGATGAAAAAATTTATGCCCGTGGCGCCGATGACGACAAAGGACAAGGTTTCATGCATGCCAAGGCCTTTGAATATCTCATGAAAAACAACTTGCTCAAATGCAATGTTAAATTCATGATCGAAGGCGAGGAGGAAATCGGAAGTCCGGCCATGGTGGAATGGTGTAAAAGCAACAAAGACAGACTGAAAGGGGATATTATTCTGGTTTCAGACACAGGAATGATTGCTGCCGATATTCCAAGCATCACTGTAGGATTGCGGGGATTGACCTACCTGCAGATAGAGCTTACCGGACCCAACCGCGACCTGCATTCAGGGCTTTTCGGCGGGGCAGTGGCCAACCCGATCAATATGCTTTCGAAAATGATTGCTTCGCTCACCGATGACAAGGGCAGAATTACAATTCCCGGATTTTACGATGATGTTGAGGTAGTGTCCGATGCAGAGCGGACTGCGCTGAATAAAGCGCCGTTCAGTGTCGATAATTATAAATCAGCCATTGATGTTGCTGAATTATTTGGCGAAGAGGGTTATACAACCCTGGAAAGAACCGGCATTCGTCCAACGCTGGACATGTGCGGCATCTGGGGCGGATATACAGGAGAAGGCTCAAAAACGGTGCTTCCGTCAAAAGCGTATGCGAAGCTATCGGCACGTTTAGTTCCTCATCAGAATAACCATAAAGTGGCAGAGCTGATCAAAGCACATCTTGAAAATATTGCTCCGGCTTCAACAAAAGTTAAAGTGGACATTCTTCACGGTGGGCAGCCTTATGTAATGCCAATTGAAGGAAAAGCATATCAGGCAGCGGATGCGGCACTGACCGAAATTTTCGGAAAGCGGCCTGTTCCAACCCGCAGTGGAGGCAGTATTCCGATTATTGCCACTTTTGAGGAGATTTTGGGTGTGAAATCGTTGCTCATGGGATTTGGACTTGAGTCCGATGCCATTCATTCGCCAAATGAAAACTTTCGGGTCGAAAATTTCCTGAACGGAATAGAAGCCATTGTGCGCTTTTATCTCAACTTTCAGAAGCAGGAAAATGCCTGA
- a CDS encoding DNA repair protein RadA yields the protein MAKTKTAFVCQSCGSQYPKWNGKCPGCGEWNTLVEEVIAAQPAKTVGFAKSEDPKRLSEIEYSSGKRQSLNNAELDRVLGGGVVEGSVILIGGEPGIGKSTLMLQVAITHPSIKTLYVSGEESLYQIKMRAERLGVKNDSTYLLSETDVQSIIGACEKMQPDCLVIDSIQTMHTARIESSSGTISQVRECAAELQQYSKKSGVPVFIIGHITKDGSIAGPKVLEHIVDTVLQFEGDRHHGYRILRTLKNRFGSASELGIFEMTASGLREVSNPSEVFLSDRAIDLPGTAIATTMEGVRPLLLEIQALVSPSPYGNPQRSANGFDQRRMGMLLAVLEKRSGLRMGVNDVFLNVTGGIRVDDPAVDLAVVSALASSYHDMIIDSKICFAAEVGLSGEIRPVSRIEQRISEADKLGFKNIIIAASNNKALPKKDFSIKINPVSRLQDVWKIIFS from the coding sequence ATGGCAAAAACCAAAACCGCATTTGTTTGTCAAAGTTGCGGTTCTCAATATCCCAAATGGAACGGAAAATGTCCCGGATGCGGCGAATGGAACACGCTGGTTGAAGAAGTTATTGCAGCTCAGCCTGCAAAAACTGTTGGTTTTGCAAAATCGGAGGATCCAAAAAGGCTGTCTGAAATAGAGTACTCATCCGGAAAACGTCAATCGCTTAATAACGCCGAACTCGATCGGGTGCTGGGTGGCGGCGTGGTTGAAGGCTCTGTCATACTTATTGGTGGCGAGCCGGGCATCGGCAAATCTACACTGATGCTGCAGGTGGCCATTACGCATCCCAGTATTAAAACCCTGTATGTTTCCGGTGAAGAAAGTCTGTACCAGATCAAAATGCGCGCTGAAAGACTTGGCGTTAAAAACGACAGCACCTATCTTCTCTCCGAAACAGATGTTCAGAGCATAATTGGTGCCTGCGAAAAAATGCAGCCCGACTGTTTGGTAATTGATTCAATCCAGACCATGCATACTGCCCGCATCGAATCATCGTCCGGCACCATCAGCCAGGTTCGCGAATGCGCGGCAGAGTTGCAGCAATATTCCAAAAAAAGCGGGGTGCCGGTTTTCATTATCGGACACATCACCAAAGACGGAAGCATTGCAGGTCCCAAAGTATTGGAACATATCGTCGATACTGTTCTGCAGTTCGAAGGCGACCGGCATCATGGATACAGAATTCTTCGAACGCTGAAAAACCGCTTCGGATCTGCCTCTGAGCTTGGTATTTTTGAAATGACCGCCAGTGGCCTCCGCGAAGTATCCAATCCTTCGGAGGTTTTTCTTTCAGACCGCGCCATAGATTTACCGGGAACAGCCATTGCAACAACCATGGAGGGTGTTCGTCCATTGTTGCTCGAAATACAGGCATTGGTGAGCCCGAGCCCCTACGGAAATCCGCAACGCAGCGCCAATGGTTTCGATCAGCGCCGCATGGGCATGCTGCTGGCCGTTCTCGAAAAACGCAGCGGCCTCCGCATGGGTGTGAATGATGTTTTTCTCAACGTAACCGGAGGCATCCGTGTTGACGATCCAGCGGTCGATCTTGCGGTTGTGAGTGCCCTCGCCTCCTCGTATCACGACATGATTATAGACAGCAAAATCTGCTTTGCAGCCGAAGTGGGTCTTTCAGGCGAAATAAGACCTGTTAGCCGCATTGAACAACGCATTTCCGAAGCCGACAAACTTGGTTTTAAAAATATAATCATTGCTGCTTCCAACAATAAGGCTCTTCCCAAAAAAGATTTTTCGATAAAAATAAATCCGGTATCAAGACTTCAGGATGTATGGAAAATTATTTTCAGTTGA
- a CDS encoding deoxyribose-phosphate aldolase: MAETRMKTMPLVKFPEDEMLELVKSFTPSKLASFLDVTDLKADTLGPKMEKMAEWAISLKCASVCVNPVEVDVLPTLLKGSGVNETYVMDFPLGKMEIDVKACMTADTVKKSRELRGEGKGHIDIDIVINVGRFKKDPAYTLEEINAMCDAADGELVKVIVRSSELTETEVYKISELVLKSKAQFIKNSTGMDPYGATPEHIRIMREVVGDSFGVKAAGGISDAMTALRLLYAGAKKPELQNPSLFRIGTSAPLFIFSSMGYLRYSSEEWLKAQVIPCTVCPYHMKDKVRREIREESNTYCQECQYKFYLKNKDF; encoded by the coding sequence ATGGCAGAAACCAGAATGAAAACCATGCCTTTGGTAAAATTTCCCGAGGATGAAATGCTGGAACTTGTAAAAAGTTTCACTCCTTCGAAACTGGCATCGTTTCTCGATGTTACCGACCTGAAGGCCGACACCTTAGGACCTAAAATGGAAAAAATGGCCGAGTGGGCTATTTCGCTCAAGTGTGCTTCGGTGTGCGTTAATCCCGTCGAAGTGGATGTTCTTCCGACTTTGCTGAAAGGATCAGGCGTAAATGAAACTTACGTAATGGACTTTCCACTTGGCAAAATGGAAATCGATGTCAAAGCCTGCATGACGGCTGACACAGTCAAAAAAAGCCGTGAACTGCGCGGCGAAGGAAAAGGTCATATCGATATTGACATCGTAATAAATGTAGGCCGGTTTAAAAAAGACCCTGCATACACACTTGAAGAAATCAACGCGATGTGCGATGCTGCCGATGGTGAACTTGTAAAAGTAATCGTGCGCTCTTCGGAACTCACCGAAACAGAAGTTTATAAAATATCTGAGCTTGTTTTGAAATCGAAAGCTCAGTTTATTAAAAATTCTACCGGCATGGATCCTTATGGCGCCACACCAGAGCACATCAGAATTATGCGCGAAGTAGTCGGTGACAGTTTTGGGGTCAAGGCTGCAGGAGGCATCTCTGACGCAATGACTGCGTTGCGGCTATTGTATGCCGGGGCAAAGAAACCCGAACTGCAAAACCCCAGTCTTTTCCGCATCGGAACCAGCGCTCCGCTGTTCATTTTCTCGTCCATGGGCTATCTCCGCTATTCTTCAGAAGAATGGCTGAAAGCACAGGTGATTCCCTGCACCGTTTGTCCTTATCATATGAAAGACAAGGTCCGCAGAGAGATTCGTGAAGAAAGCAATACGTATTGTCAGGAGTGCCAGTACAAATTTTACCTGAAAAACAAAGATTTTTAA